A section of the Pseudomonas lini genome encodes:
- the recQ gene encoding DNA helicase RecQ: protein MLEQAQRVLKDIFGYDSFRGRQGAIIERVASGGDALVLMPTGGGKSLCFQVPALLREGLAVVVSPLIALMDDQVATLEELGVAAAALNSTLSAEQQRDLAARIKRGEVKMLYLAPERLVQPRMLAFLQSLEIALFAIDEAHCVSQWGHDFRREYLQLGQLAELFPNVPRIALTATADKRTREEIVDRLHLQDAERFLSSFDRPNIFYRIVPKEQPRKQLLAFLAERRSDAGIVYCLSRKKVDEVAVFLSEQGFPALPYHAGLPNDTRAHHQKRFLNEEGLIMVATVAFGMGIDKPNVRFVAHLDLPKSLEAYYQETGRGGRDGLPADAWMAYGLQDVVMLKQMLQNSEGDERHKRLEQHKLDAMLSLCEETRCRRQTLLAYFDEDMPEPCGHCDNCVDGVQTWDATEPARQALSAIYRTGQRYGVGHLVDVLLGKDNEKVRSFGHQHLSVYGVGKAMGESEWRSLFRQLVARGLADIDLEGYGGLRLSDTCRPLLKGEVTLELRRDLKPQITAKTASKSPASQLVRGEEREQWEALRALRRKLAEEHGVPPYVIFPDSTLLEMLRSQPTSLAEMATVSGVGARKLERYGEAFLEVLGGQVEAPKVVADVRHELITLARAGMTPLQIAGQLQCSEKNVYAMLAEAIGKQQLSLEQALDLPEELMGEVQDAFLDGEGELPPVSEIAALFAGRVPEGVLYCVRAALQSEFEV from the coding sequence ATGCTCGAACAGGCTCAACGCGTCCTCAAGGACATCTTCGGCTACGACAGTTTCCGTGGCCGTCAGGGTGCAATCATTGAGCGCGTGGCCAGTGGCGGCGACGCCCTGGTGCTGATGCCTACCGGTGGCGGCAAGTCCTTGTGCTTCCAGGTGCCGGCACTGCTGCGCGAAGGCCTGGCGGTGGTGGTATCACCGCTGATCGCACTGATGGACGATCAGGTTGCCACCCTCGAAGAGCTGGGCGTTGCGGCGGCGGCGTTGAACTCCACGTTGAGCGCTGAGCAACAGCGTGACCTGGCGGCGCGGATCAAGCGCGGCGAGGTAAAAATGCTCTACCTGGCGCCCGAGCGCCTGGTTCAGCCGCGCATGCTGGCGTTTCTGCAAAGCCTTGAAATCGCCCTGTTCGCCATCGACGAAGCGCATTGCGTGTCCCAATGGGGTCACGATTTCCGTCGGGAATACCTGCAATTGGGTCAATTGGCGGAATTGTTCCCCAACGTCCCGCGTATTGCCCTGACCGCAACGGCCGACAAGCGCACCCGCGAAGAAATCGTCGATCGTCTGCATTTGCAGGATGCCGAGCGCTTCCTCTCGAGTTTCGACCGCCCCAATATTTTCTATCGCATCGTGCCCAAGGAACAGCCACGCAAGCAGTTGCTGGCGTTCCTCGCCGAGCGGCGTAGCGATGCCGGTATCGTTTACTGCCTGTCGCGCAAAAAGGTTGATGAAGTAGCGGTGTTCCTCAGTGAGCAAGGTTTCCCCGCGCTGCCGTACCACGCCGGTCTGCCCAACGACACCCGGGCTCACCACCAGAAGCGCTTCCTTAACGAGGAAGGGCTGATCATGGTCGCCACCGTGGCGTTCGGCATGGGTATCGACAAGCCTAACGTACGTTTTGTCGCTCACCTGGATTTGCCGAAGTCCCTTGAGGCCTATTACCAGGAAACCGGTCGCGGCGGTCGTGATGGCCTGCCGGCGGATGCCTGGATGGCGTACGGCCTGCAAGACGTGGTGATGCTCAAGCAGATGCTGCAAAACTCCGAAGGTGACGAGCGCCACAAACGTCTGGAGCAGCACAAGCTCGACGCGATGCTCTCGCTTTGCGAAGAAACCCGCTGCCGTCGCCAGACCCTGCTCGCGTACTTCGACGAAGACATGCCCGAGCCCTGCGGCCACTGCGACAACTGCGTCGACGGTGTGCAAACCTGGGACGCCACCGAGCCGGCCCGTCAGGCACTGTCGGCGATCTACCGCACCGGTCAGCGTTATGGCGTCGGTCATTTGGTCGACGTGTTGCTGGGCAAGGACAACGAAAAGGTTCGCAGCTTTGGTCATCAGCATTTGTCGGTATACGGCGTAGGCAAAGCGATGGGGGAGAGCGAGTGGCGTTCCTTGTTCCGACAGCTTGTTGCCCGTGGTCTGGCGGACATCGATCTTGAAGGCTACGGCGGGCTGCGCCTGAGCGACACCTGTCGACCGCTGCTCAAGGGCGAAGTGACCCTGGAATTGCGCCGCGATCTCAAGCCACAAATCACAGCCAAGACCGCCAGCAAGAGCCCGGCCAGCCAACTGGTTCGCGGTGAAGAGCGCGAACAGTGGGAAGCCTTGCGTGCCCTGCGTCGCAAATTGGCCGAAGAGCATGGCGTGCCGCCGTACGTCATCTTCCCCGACTCAACCCTGCTGGAAATGCTCCGCAGCCAGCCGACCTCGCTGGCGGAAATGGCCACGGTCAGCGGCGTTGGTGCGCGAAAACTGGAGCGTTATGGCGAGGCCTTCCTCGAAGTGCTCGGCGGTCAGGTCGAGGCGCCGAAAGTGGTGGCCGATGTGCGCCATGAGCTGATCACTCTGGCCCGGGCCGGCATGACACCATTGCAAATCGCCGGTCAGTTGCAATGCTCGGAAAAGAACGTCTACGCGATGCTCGCCGAGGCGATCGGCAAGCAGCAGTTATCGCTTGAGCAGGCGCTGGACCTGCCGGAAGAGTTGATGGGCGAAGTCCAGGATGCATTCCTCGACGGCGAAGGCGAACTGCCCCCCGTGTCGGAGATTGCCGCGCTGTTCGCAGGGAGAGTTCCGGAAGGTGTTTTGTATTGCGTTCGTGCCGCCCTGCAGTCGGAATTCGAAGTCTGA
- a CDS encoding MarR family transcriptional regulator has product MPLTDQHRFGMQLAQMSRGWRAELDRRLAGLGLSQARWLVLLHLARFDDAPTQRELAQSVGVEGPTLARLLDSLESQGLVQRQSVLEDRRAKKIVLCAPARPLIEQIETIATQLRHELFEGVDEADLKVCMRVHGHILANLEKS; this is encoded by the coding sequence ATGCCGTTAACCGATCAACACCGCTTTGGCATGCAATTGGCCCAGATGTCTCGGGGCTGGCGTGCCGAACTGGACCGCCGACTGGCTGGCCTGGGTCTGTCCCAGGCGCGCTGGCTGGTGCTGCTGCACCTGGCGCGTTTCGATGATGCCCCCACTCAACGCGAACTGGCGCAAAGCGTCGGCGTCGAAGGGCCCACCCTGGCTCGATTGCTCGACAGCCTGGAAAGTCAGGGCCTGGTGCAGCGCCAATCCGTACTGGAAGACCGTCGGGCGAAAAAAATCGTCCTGTGTGCCCCGGCTCGGCCCTTGATCGAACAAATTGAAACCATCGCCACTCAATTGCGCCACGAACTGTTCGAGGGCGTTGATGAGGCGGATTTGAAGGTCTGCATGCGGGTCCACGGGCACATTCTGGCCAACCTGGAAAAATCTTGA